A stretch of the Campylobacter sp. 19-13652 genome encodes the following:
- a CDS encoding P-loop NTPase encodes MNDQAANLRKLAAQSISLNSEKNTHFIAITSGKGGVGKSTISANLASVLARGGYKVGLLDADIGLANLDVILNVKMRKNLLHVLKGECSLSDILIQISPNLTLIPGDSGDEILKFNDKFIYERFLSEASILDGLDFIIIDTGAGIGGHTQLFLEAADEIIVVTVPDPAAITDAYAVIKIASRFKSEQFMLLNMVKNESEAERIFNNIKRVAASNIGSGLKLELIGALSHDKAVSRSIKTRTLFSIDTPASLPSVQITEIANVLLRKMEQKVLIGQNRNSFSSFFKRLIDQF; translated from the coding sequence ATGAACGATCAAGCAGCAAATTTACGCAAGCTAGCTGCTCAAAGCATAAGCCTAAATAGCGAGAAAAATACGCACTTTATAGCCATAACAAGCGGCAAAGGCGGCGTAGGTAAAAGCACTATAAGCGCAAATCTAGCCAGCGTCCTAGCACGAGGCGGATATAAGGTGGGGCTACTTGATGCAGACATCGGACTTGCAAACCTAGACGTAATCCTAAACGTAAAAATGCGAAAAAATCTCCTGCACGTACTAAAGGGCGAGTGCAGTCTAAGCGATATACTCATACAAATATCGCCAAATCTAACCCTAATCCCAGGCGATAGCGGAGATGAGATACTTAAATTTAACGATAAATTTATCTACGAGCGGTTTTTAAGCGAGGCGAGTATCCTTGATGGGCTTGATTTTATCATCATTGATACTGGTGCTGGCATAGGAGGACACACTCAGCTTTTCCTAGAAGCAGCCGATGAGATTATAGTTGTAACTGTGCCAGACCCTGCTGCTATTACAGACGCATATGCGGTTATAAAGATAGCCTCACGCTTTAAAAGTGAGCAATTTATGCTTTTAAACATGGTAAAAAACGAAAGCGAAGCAGAGAGAATTTTTAATAACATAAAAAGGGTCGCAGCCAGTAATATAGGCTCTGGATTAAAGCTAGAGCTAATAGGCGCGCTTTCGCACGATAAGGCAGTTAGCAGAAGCATTAAAACTCGCACACTTTTTAGCATTGACACACCAGCTAGCCTACCATCAGTGCAGATAACAGAGATAGCAAATGTGCTTTTACGCAAAATGGAACAAAAAGTGCTTATAGGTCAAAACAGGAATAGTTTTAGCAGTTTTTTCAAAAGACTGATAGATCAATTTTAG
- the mnmA gene encoding tRNA 2-thiouridine(34) synthase MnmA, translated as MLLLLQEKVIMKIMVAMSGGVDSTMTAKMLKEAGHEIVGCYMKLHDKPGYHEENIRKVNKVADYLGIKVHILDLRDKFNEMVYMPFVNSYKQGLTPNPCALCNRFIKFGALLDFAKQNGCEKLATGHYVRIVNGLITTATDPSKDQSYFIAQIPKHILSDMIFPLGDKFKADIKEAAKAIPVLAEFGTQAESSEICFVETTYIDVLKKHYNTDLPGEVVDESGKVVGKHQGYMHYTVGKRRGFEVRGAHEPHFVLDIEASKNRIIVGEKESLAKSEIELSSLNSYINESEFDAEVKIRYRSHALPAKIIVNGEQAKVVLSEPAYGVARGQLCVAYRNSSDGAQVIASGFIV; from the coding sequence ATATTATTATTACTTCAAGAAAAGGTTATTATGAAAATAATGGTAGCGATGAGCGGCGGCGTGGATAGTACTATGACCGCTAAAATGCTAAAAGAGGCAGGACATGAGATAGTGGGCTGCTACATGAAACTACACGATAAGCCCGGCTATCACGAGGAAAATATCAGAAAAGTAAACAAAGTGGCGGATTATTTGGGCATAAAGGTGCATATTTTGGATTTGCGAGACAAATTTAACGAGATGGTTTATATGCCATTTGTAAATAGCTATAAACAGGGGCTTACGCCAAATCCATGTGCACTTTGCAATCGCTTTATTAAATTCGGCGCTCTGCTTGATTTTGCAAAGCAAAACGGCTGTGAAAAATTAGCCACAGGGCATTACGTGCGGATTGTAAATGGACTTATCACCACTGCAACCGACCCTAGCAAAGATCAAAGCTACTTTATCGCCCAAATCCCAAAGCACATCCTAAGCGATATGATATTTCCGCTGGGGGATAAATTTAAAGCCGACATAAAAGAAGCCGCAAAGGCAATACCAGTACTAGCGGAGTTTGGAACGCAGGCTGAAAGCAGTGAAATATGCTTTGTTGAGACTACTTACATTGACGTACTAAAAAAACACTACAACACTGATTTACCAGGCGAAGTCGTAGACGAAAGCGGCAAAGTCGTAGGCAAACATCAAGGCTACATGCACTACACCGTAGGCAAGCGACGTGGCTTTGAGGTACGTGGTGCACACGAGCCGCACTTTGTCCTTGACATAGAAGCCAGCAAAAACCGCATAATAGTAGGAGAAAAAGAGAGCCTTGCAAAAAGCGAGATAGAACTAAGCAGCCTAAACTCATACATAAACGAGAGCGAATTTGACGCAGAGGTAAAAATCCGCTACCGCAGCCACGCTCTACCAGCTAAAATAATAGTAAACGGCGAGCAAGCAAAGGTCGTGTTAAGCGAGCCAGCTTATGGCGTGGCGCGTGGACAACTTTGCGTGGCGTACCGAAATAGTAGCGATGGGGCGCAGGTAATTGCAAGCGGCTTTATAGTTTAA
- the fliY gene encoding flagellar motor switch protein FliY, with protein sequence MMKEFFNLFTQETKAVIEGLIGHAPKVGEANEYEAQSQTAINAPAVVANISVNQNAKMVFILPALLASGLFDLMLGEEELSGKEDIGDDELDSSKEITSNILGALSTTLGAQKHLPKLAFDIAGISFVAPDSAIELNSFSKLYSFSLEIPDIISSQIAIAVDSAFLAILGLGDESAEEASASAGASANNLSAEEIRNIGLIMDVRLAIRVRIGSKSMLLKDVLSMDIGSVIELNQLANDPLEILIGDKVVAMGEVVIVDGNFGIQITQIGSKKERLEQLR encoded by the coding sequence ATGATGAAAGAGTTTTTTAATCTATTCACACAAGAGACAAAAGCGGTAATAGAGGGACTGATAGGACACGCCCCAAAAGTAGGCGAGGCAAACGAGTACGAAGCCCAAAGCCAAACCGCCATAAACGCTCCAGCCGTCGTAGCAAACATAAGCGTAAATCAAAATGCAAAGATGGTCTTTATCCTGCCTGCGCTTCTTGCAAGCGGGTTATTTGATCTCATGTTAGGCGAGGAGGAGTTAAGCGGCAAAGAGGATATAGGAGATGACGAGCTAGACTCCTCAAAGGAGATAACCTCAAATATCCTAGGCGCACTAAGCACTACTCTAGGCGCACAAAAGCACCTGCCAAAGCTTGCTTTTGATATAGCTGGCATAAGCTTTGTAGCTCCTGATAGTGCAATAGAGCTTAATAGCTTTAGCAAGCTTTACTCATTTTCGCTTGAGATACCAGATATTATAAGCTCACAAATCGCAATCGCCGTTGATAGCGCATTTCTTGCGATACTAGGACTAGGCGATGAAAGCGCTGAGGAGGCAAGTGCAAGCGCTGGAGCTAGCGCGAATAATTTAAGCGCCGAGGAGATACGAAATATTGGGCTTATCATGGATGTGCGCCTTGCTATTCGTGTGCGTATCGGCTCAAAATCAATGCTGCTAAAAGACGTGCTAAGCATGGATATAGGCTCAGTTATAGAGCTAAATCAGCTAGCAAACGATCCACTTGAAATTTTAATCGGCGATAAGGTCGTAGCTATGGGCGAAGTCGTAATTGTGGATGGAAATTTTGGCATACAAATCACGCAAATCGGCAGCAAAAAAGAGCGCCTTGAGCAGCTTAGATAG
- a CDS encoding TIGR00730 family Rossman fold protein — translation MPQKLVCIFGSARLSENSPYYAKAKELSSMLASSGYSILSGGGGGIMKAANEGAAGKNTHSIGLNIKLPFEQDTNEFVSHKFTFKSFSSRKFALIDSSLAFVVFPGGFGTLDELFEVLTLTQTGFKKSPIFLYGEQFWAGLDSFIKNTLQAQGLISKEDLELYCVTDNLEFIKDKISHI, via the coding sequence ATGCCACAAAAGCTAGTGTGTATATTTGGCTCAGCTAGGCTTAGCGAAAATAGCCCCTACTACGCAAAAGCAAAAGAGCTATCAAGCATGCTTGCAAGTAGCGGCTACTCCATACTAAGCGGCGGAGGCGGCGGCATAATGAAGGCCGCAAATGAGGGCGCAGCAGGCAAAAATACGCACAGCATAGGGCTTAATATAAAGCTGCCTTTTGAGCAAGATACAAATGAGTTTGTCTCTCATAAATTTACCTTTAAAAGCTTCTCCTCGCGTAAATTTGCGCTTATTGATAGCTCGCTTGCCTTTGTAGTTTTTCCGGGTGGCTTTGGTACACTTGATGAGCTTTTTGAGGTGCTTACGCTTACTCAGACTGGCTTTAAAAAATCTCCAATTTTCCTATATGGAGAGCAGTTTTGGGCTGGGCTTGATAGCTTTATTAAAAATACTTTACAAGCCCAAGGCTTAATTAGCAAAGAGGATTTAGAGCTTTACTGCGTAACAGATAATTTGGAATTTATAAAAGATAAAATTTCTCATATTTAA
- the aroQ gene encoding type II 3-dehydroquinate dehydratase: MKIMVIQGPNINMLGVRDPAIYGTMKMEEIHAQMKLVADQHGVDIEFFQSNLEGEIVDKIQECLGDSNGIIINPAAYTHTSIAIRDALSAVGIPAIEVHISNIHRREEFRQKSLIAPVTAGQIVGFGPVGYHLAMIGMLQIFEQIKALQEAQKQNA; the protein is encoded by the coding sequence ATGAAAATAATGGTAATTCAAGGTCCAAATATAAATATGCTAGGGGTTCGCGACCCAGCCATTTACGGCACCATGAAAATGGAGGAAATCCACGCACAAATGAAGTTAGTAGCAGATCAGCACGGAGTGGATATAGAGTTTTTCCAGTCAAATTTAGAGGGCGAGATAGTCGATAAAATTCAAGAATGCCTAGGCGATAGCAACGGCATAATCATAAATCCAGCCGCATACACGCACACCTCAATCGCCATTCGCGATGCGCTAAGCGCAGTTGGCATACCAGCCATTGAAGTGCATATTAGCAACATTCACAGACGTGAGGAGTTTCGCCAAAAGAGCCTAATCGCGCCAGTTACAGCAGGACAGATAGTAGGCTTTGGGCCTGTGGGCTACCATCTAGCCATGATAGGCATGCTTCAAATTTTTGAGCAGATAAAGGCACTTCAAGAAGCGCAAAAACAAAATGCCTAA
- the folK gene encoding 2-amino-4-hydroxy-6-hydroxymethyldihydropteridine diphosphokinase, translating into MFIKLKGAKALSRTRFFPLIKSSNGRYSAIIGLGGNIGDSAVIFKRLLRMWQDDRRISVAETSPLFINAAFGYTNQADFTNAVTSIKTNLSALNLLKILQHYEIKFKRKRSFKNAPRTLDLDMLYYSGRSRNSKKLTLPHQGADRRISVIVPLGIMKG; encoded by the coding sequence ATGTTTATAAAATTAAAAGGCGCAAAAGCTCTAAGTAGGACGCGATTTTTCCCACTTATAAAAAGCTCTAATGGGCGATACAGTGCTATTATAGGACTTGGCGGAAATATAGGAGATAGTGCGGTGATATTTAAACGGCTTTTACGAATGTGGCAAGATGACAGACGCATAAGCGTAGCAGAGACTTCGCCGCTATTTATAAATGCGGCGTTTGGCTACACTAATCAAGCTGATTTTACAAATGCGGTTACAAGCATAAAGACAAATTTAAGCGCACTAAATTTATTAAAAATATTACAGCATTATGAGATTAAATTTAAACGCAAAAGAAGCTTTAAAAATGCCCCTAGGACACTTGACCTTGATATGCTTTATTACAGTGGGCGCTCAAGAAACAGCAAAAAACTCACACTACCTCATCAAGGCGCAGACAGAAGAATAAGCGTCATAGTACCATTAGGGATTATGAAAGGATAG
- the fliM gene encoding flagellar motor switch protein FliM, with amino-acid sequence MADILSQEEIDALLEVVDEDGDTSAIGSDKGSESEQRQIIIYDFKRPNRVSKEQLRAIKGIHDKLARNLASQISSVMRSIVEIRLHSVDQMTYGEFLMSLPSPTSFNVFSIKPLDGNCVLEINPSIAFPMIDRLLGGNGDGFEANRELTDIEINLLDAVLRMIMSRLKESWAMITDMYPNVEAKESSPNVVQIVSQNEIVIMVVMEIIVGNSSGMINICYPVIYLEPILSRLANRDIMLGETSAKKSRNKELKTLIGRAEVLFEAILGKANISVNEFLELKEGDILRLDRAADDRALVSIDKKELYLAEVGLHRFRKSIKIEQLIRSDRDETKSILERYEEERKARLMAYEEAEKEKEEDFDDDERVF; translated from the coding sequence ATGGCTGATATTTTATCTCAAGAAGAAATCGATGCGCTACTTGAAGTAGTGGACGAGGATGGCGACACCTCTGCTATAGGTTCTGATAAAGGTAGTGAGAGCGAGCAGCGTCAGATTATCATTTATGATTTTAAGCGTCCAAACCGCGTCAGCAAAGAGCAGCTGCGTGCCATAAAAGGCATACACGATAAACTAGCTCGCAACCTAGCCAGCCAAATCTCAAGCGTCATGCGCAGCATAGTCGAGATACGCCTACATAGCGTAGATCAGATGACATATGGCGAGTTTTTGATGTCCCTGCCAAGCCCCACTAGCTTTAACGTATTTAGTATAAAGCCCCTTGATGGCAACTGCGTACTTGAGATAAATCCTAGTATAGCCTTTCCTATGATAGACCGCCTCCTTGGCGGAAATGGCGATGGATTTGAGGCAAACCGCGAATTAACGGACATTGAGATAAATTTACTTGATGCGGTACTTAGAATGATAATGAGCCGCTTAAAAGAGTCCTGGGCGATGATAACAGACATGTACCCAAATGTCGAAGCCAAAGAGAGCAGCCCAAACGTCGTACAAATCGTAAGTCAAAACGAAATCGTAATAATGGTTGTAATGGAGATAATAGTAGGAAACTCAAGCGGCATGATAAACATCTGCTACCCAGTCATCTATCTAGAGCCTATCCTAAGCCGTCTAGCAAACCGCGACATAATGCTAGGCGAAACGAGCGCTAAAAAAAGTCGCAACAAAGAGCTAAAGACGCTAATAGGTCGCGCAGAGGTGCTATTTGAGGCGATTTTAGGCAAGGCAAACATAAGCGTGAATGAATTTTTAGAGCTTAAAGAGGGGGATATTTTAAGGCTTGATAGGGCTGCTGATGATAGAGCGCTTGTTTCAATCGATAAAAAAGAGCTTTACCTAGCCGAGGTCGGACTTCATCGTTTTAGAAAATCTATAAAAATAGAACAGCTCATACGCTCAGATCGTGACGAGACAAAATCGATACTAGAGCGATACGAGGAGGAGCGCAAGGCAAGATTGATGGCGTACGAAGAGGCTGAAAAAGAAAAAGAAGAGGATTTTGATGATGATGAAAGAGTTTTTTAA
- a CDS encoding DUF3944 domain-containing protein — MPYRKDDDLEFLGSMNSVDLADLVRCLMYNKDGNLRLTQSLNVSAEYRRYGDDYAKYWKRIAQELQTFGADSLVSFLRGGMGVRYEEILKDICDSIGVGYSQNESVQTIERRLVAFVLSNAILNADKTQVKELNIEFKSQNIAIPYEKLDANGSNEILNRGGIISYCLTLAVVNAVWIAIFRHSLSIVDNTHPVQALDGIIVPINWMLTSPQKAINITGPAYRVTVPAVFQIALLRSKFSIDAVA, encoded by the coding sequence ATGCCATATCGCAAAGACGATGATTTGGAATTTCTAGGCTCTATGAACTCTGTTGATCTTGCAGATTTAGTGCGTTGCTTAATGTATAATAAAGATGGAAACCTACGCCTAACACAGTCATTAAATGTAAGTGCTGAATACCGCAGATACGGCGATGATTATGCAAAATACTGGAAGCGCATAGCACAGGAATTACAGACGTTTGGCGCAGACTCTTTGGTCTCATTTTTGCGTGGTGGCATGGGCGTAAGATACGAGGAAATCTTAAAAGACATATGCGATAGTATTGGCGTTGGTTACTCACAAAATGAAAGCGTACAAACCATTGAACGCAGGCTTGTTGCCTTTGTACTTTCAAATGCAATTTTAAATGCTGATAAAACACAGGTAAAAGAGCTAAACATCGAATTTAAAAGTCAAAACATAGCCATACCCTATGAAAAGCTTGATGCAAATGGTAGCAACGAGATACTAAATCGCGGCGGAATAATCTCATACTGCCTAACTCTTGCTGTGGTAAATGCTGTTTGGATTGCCATTTTTAGGCACAGTCTAAGTATAGTAGACAACACTCACCCAGTCCAAGCACTCGATGGAATCATCGTACCAATAAACTGGATGCTAACCTCCCCTCAAAAAGCCATAAATATAACTGGACCAGCCTACAGAGTTACGGTGCCAGCGGTGTTTCAAATAGCGCTTTTAAGGAGCAAGTTTTCAATTGACGCAGTAGCTTAA
- the flhF gene encoding flagellar biosynthesis protein FlhF → MAHVSFTGSTPQEAMQKAMAEYGEDIIVVTTKQIKAATNKESAEYEVLFAIEGEVNNTPKSKVSLDEAFSKSHAAAAAKLKAYTSLSQNSKQSEKFIVEEADEGVESLINRAYDQLSTHTNISAAATAVNANTQNIDTLSKQIKQIKEQIDIISDITWESLAANRNNLPIPPEFASIYKASKASGMKSEHLEAIMRATIENMPSSMKANPTAVRRYFYSLLRNMLPCRKAAQNQKQRIIMLVGPTGVGKTTTLAKLAWRFAHGQDSDKRYKTGVITLDTYRIGAVEQLAQYTRIMHVEMIDVFEVEDFKSALKSFSYCDVVLIDTTGSSQHDKEKLLRLDKFLKQSGANIDVTLVLSAVAKVEDLIDTYNNFSFLDIDTLIITKFDETRMFGNVFSLIYETKTPVSYFCVGQDVPDDIMEARSDFLAKCVLDGFSGDSK, encoded by the coding sequence ATGGCTCACGTATCTTTTACAGGCAGCACTCCGCAAGAAGCCATGCAAAAGGCCATGGCTGAATATGGCGAGGACATAATAGTAGTAACCACAAAGCAAATAAAAGCAGCAACAAATAAAGAAAGTGCTGAATATGAGGTGCTTTTTGCTATTGAGGGCGAAGTCAACAATACTCCAAAATCCAAAGTAAGCCTAGATGAAGCTTTTAGCAAATCCCACGCAGCCGCAGCCGCAAAGCTAAAAGCCTACACCTCACTTTCTCAAAATTCCAAACAGAGTGAAAAATTTATAGTTGAGGAAGCAGACGAGGGCGTTGAGAGCCTAATAAACAGAGCTTATGATCAATTAAGCACGCACACAAATATCTCAGCCGCAGCCACTGCAGTAAACGCAAACACCCAAAATATTGACACCCTATCAAAGCAGATAAAGCAGATAAAAGAGCAAATCGACATAATCTCAGACATCACGTGGGAAAGCCTAGCTGCAAATAGAAATAATCTCCCTATACCGCCTGAGTTTGCAAGCATTTATAAAGCAAGCAAAGCAAGCGGAATGAAAAGCGAGCATTTAGAGGCTATAATGCGAGCAACCATAGAAAATATGCCAAGCAGCATGAAAGCAAATCCAACAGCTGTGCGCAGGTATTTTTACTCACTTTTGCGAAATATGCTACCATGTCGCAAAGCAGCACAAAATCAAAAGCAGCGCATTATTATGTTAGTTGGTCCTACTGGAGTGGGAAAGACTACGACATTGGCAAAGCTTGCGTGGAGATTTGCTCACGGACAAGACAGTGATAAGCGCTATAAAACAGGCGTTATAACGCTAGATACATACCGCATAGGCGCAGTCGAGCAACTAGCACAATATACACGCATAATGCACGTTGAGATGATAGATGTTTTTGAGGTTGAAGATTTTAAAAGTGCATTAAAGAGCTTTAGCTACTGCGATGTCGTACTCATAGACACAACCGGAAGCAGTCAGCACGATAAGGAAAAGCTTTTGCGACTTGATAAATTTCTAAAACAAAGCGGCGCAAATATAGATGTTACACTTGTGCTTTCAGCTGTGGCAAAGGTTGAGGATTTAATAGATACATATAATAATTTTTCATTCTTAGATATAGATACGCTAATAATCACTAAATTTGATGAGACACGAATGTTTGGCAATGTATTTTCGCTTATTTATGAAACAAAAACTCCGGTGAGTTACTTTTGCGTGGGACAGGATGTTCCTGATGATATAATGGAAGCAAGGAGTGATTTTTTGGCAAAATGCGTACTAGACGGCTTTAGCGGAGATAGTAAATGA
- a CDS encoding RNA polymerase sigma factor FliA, protein MQEKQKQPNPYAKAQKKEQDDIVISYMPALRAMAFRLKERLPASIDVNDLISAGAEEMIKQSRRWDREVNDNFWGFAKKRVNGAMLDFLRSLDVLSRANRTLIKAINLAVDEYFNKHEEEPDNAYLAKLLGEDEERIAEARNSGAIISVLPLNEQLTAFDENDTLMQIEQEDLLEHITQLLNGLKQRDQLLMQLYYYEELSLKEIGEIMQISESRVSQIHKKLIDKLKESLGA, encoded by the coding sequence ATGCAAGAAAAGCAAAAGCAGCCTAACCCATACGCCAAAGCCCAAAAAAAGGAACAAGACGACATAGTCATAAGCTATATGCCAGCGCTTAGAGCTATGGCTTTTAGGCTTAAAGAGCGTCTGCCAGCTAGCATAGACGTAAATGATTTAATAAGTGCTGGGGCTGAGGAGATGATAAAGCAAAGCAGGCGATGGGACAGGGAGGTAAATGATAATTTCTGGGGCTTTGCCAAAAAGCGCGTAAATGGCGCGATGCTCGACTTTTTACGAAGTTTGGACGTGCTAAGTAGAGCAAATAGAACGCTAATAAAAGCTATAAATTTAGCCGTTGATGAATATTTTAATAAGCACGAGGAAGAGCCCGATAATGCCTATTTGGCAAAGCTTTTAGGCGAGGATGAGGAGCGCATAGCAGAGGCTAGAAACTCAGGTGCTATCATCTCTGTGCTTCCACTTAACGAACAGCTTACCGCCTTTGATGAAAATGACACACTTATGCAGATTGAACAAGAGGATTTATTAGAGCATATAACGCAACTACTTAATGGGCTAAAGCAAAGAGATCAGCTTTTAATGCAGCTTTATTATTATGAGGAGCTTAGCCTAAAAGAGATAGGCGAGATTATGCAAATCTCAGAGAGCAGGGTCTCGCAAATTCATAAAAAACTAATAGATAAGCTTAAAGAAAGCTTGGGGGCATAA
- a CDS encoding aminopeptidase P family protein has product MPNYILNNENAILYECGYTCDNALFLRLNGAGYLITDARYDIEARELVNGGVSVICASDLQSAARGLLRKLKIKRLEFDPASFSVASFEALSKKSKASFKPVINLSQKMREVKDAFALLKLKHSAKVGKECFRQMAEYISLQGDGKTEKELHKKAVEIFSDYGDRELSFNPILAINKNAAKAHALPSNERLKMGDLVLLDAGVRIDGYCSDCTRTAEFNESFSFDKAQSFKDPKKQEIYNLVLSAQKAAIEAIKPGIKASEVDAVARNVIAKAGYDRQFFHSTGHGVGLDIHELPRISKASNTVLKEGMVFSVEPGVYIEGEFGVRIEDVVVVTKTGCEIL; this is encoded by the coding sequence ATGCCTAACTACATACTAAATAACGAAAACGCCATACTTTACGAGTGCGGATATACCTGCGATAATGCCCTATTTTTAAGGCTTAATGGCGCAGGCTATCTCATCACAGACGCAAGATATGACATAGAGGCTAGAGAGCTAGTAAATGGGGGCGTTAGCGTTATTTGCGCAAGTGATTTGCAAAGCGCAGCGAGGGGGCTTTTAAGAAAGCTTAAAATAAAAAGACTTGAGTTTGACCCCGCTAGCTTTAGTGTGGCTAGCTTTGAGGCACTTAGCAAAAAAAGTAAAGCGAGCTTTAAGCCTGTTATAAATTTATCCCAAAAAATGCGAGAAGTAAAGGACGCTTTTGCGCTTCTTAAGCTAAAACACTCAGCTAAAGTTGGCAAAGAGTGCTTTAGGCAAATGGCTGAGTATATAAGCCTTCAAGGCGATGGTAAAACAGAAAAAGAGCTACACAAAAAGGCGGTTGAAATTTTTAGTGATTATGGCGACAGAGAGCTTAGCTTTAACCCAATTTTAGCTATAAATAAAAACGCAGCTAAAGCCCATGCTCTGCCTAGTAATGAGCGGCTTAAAATGGGCGATTTGGTGCTGCTTGATGCTGGGGTTAGGATAGATGGATACTGCTCTGATTGCACTCGTACAGCGGAGTTTAATGAGAGTTTTAGCTTTGATAAGGCTCAAAGCTTTAAAGACCCTAAAAAGCAAGAAATTTATAATCTAGTCCTAAGCGCACAAAAAGCTGCTATAGAAGCTATAAAACCCGGTATAAAAGCAAGCGAAGTAGACGCGGTAGCACGAAATGTCATAGCAAAGGCTGGCTATGATAGGCAGTTTTTCCACTCAACAGGACATGGCGTAGGACTTGACATTCACGAGCTACCACGAATTAGCAAAGCAAGCAATACGGTGCTTAAAGAGGGTATGGTATTTAGCGTGGAGCCTGGAGTGTATATCGAGGGTGAATTTGGCGTGAGGATAGAAGACGTCGTAGTGGTAACTAAAACAGGGTGCGAAATACTATAA
- a CDS encoding aminofutalosine deaminase family hydrolase, which translates to MQILKPKRILTCDDDFTILKDVCIAFSDQIVKIAPLNELKKLYPNAKFIDFSDCVLAPAFVNTHIHFEFSSHKGQLKYGDFLPWLGSIMEHGSEVRADEERVKSAINSVLKSGTASVGAVSSFGAELNALVASPLRSVIFTEAIGSSAEKIEQSWGWFMSRFDAVNALKSDKFIPALSVHSPYSVHKELAKRVIKLAKECDLICCSHFMESLAERRWLEQAKGGFEAHLKRFSLNTKPLYSVDEFKSLFDGLHTLFTHCVFVRDFKEFDKSLHFITHCPVSNRLLGKRSLSLNKIARAGLCLNIGTDGLSSNFSLSMLDELRAALFIHSSTELNTLARTLFRAATSGGARALRIDAGEIAPAKLADFALFNAPLCEDFELAAKIILNEKEARALFIGGSRVF; encoded by the coding sequence ATGCAAATTTTAAAACCAAAGCGGATACTAACTTGCGATGATGATTTTACTATTTTAAAGGACGTTTGCATTGCATTTAGCGACCAAATAGTAAAAATAGCGCCACTTAATGAGCTTAAAAAGCTATATCCTAATGCAAAATTCATCGATTTTAGCGATTGCGTGCTAGCTCCTGCTTTTGTAAATACGCACATACATTTTGAGTTTAGCTCTCATAAAGGACAGCTAAAATATGGCGATTTTCTGCCGTGGCTTGGTAGCATTATGGAGCATGGAAGCGAGGTTAGGGCGGACGAGGAGCGTGTAAAAAGTGCGATAAATTCGGTTTTAAAAAGTGGTACCGCTAGTGTTGGGGCGGTGTCTAGCTTTGGCGCAGAGCTTAATGCGCTTGTCGCCTCGCCACTAAGGAGCGTGATTTTTACCGAGGCTATCGGCTCAAGTGCTGAAAAAATTGAGCAGTCGTGGGGGTGGTTTATGTCCAGATTTGACGCTGTAAATGCGCTTAAAAGCGATAAATTTATCCCAGCCCTTAGCGTGCATTCGCCCTATTCGGTACATAAAGAGCTAGCAAAAAGGGTGATTAAACTAGCCAAAGAGTGCGATTTAATCTGCTGCTCGCATTTTATGGAAAGCCTAGCTGAAAGGCGCTGGCTAGAGCAGGCAAAGGGCGGCTTTGAGGCGCATTTAAAGCGATTTTCGCTAAACACCAAGCCACTTTATAGTGTAGATGAGTTTAAGTCCCTTTTTGACGGACTTCACACGCTTTTTACGCACTGCGTTTTTGTTAGGGATTTTAAAGAATTTGATAAAAGTCTGCATTTTATTACTCACTGTCCTGTCTCAAATAGACTGCTTGGTAAAAGAAGCTTAAGCTTAAATAAAATCGCACGTGCTGGGCTTTGTTTAAATATCGGCACAGACGGGCTTAGTTCAAACTTTAGCCTAAGTATGCTCGATGAGCTTCGCGCGGCTTTATTTATCCATTCTAGCACCGAGCTTAATACGCTTGCTAGGACGCTATTTCGCGCGGCGACAAGTGGCGGCGCTAGGGCGCTTAGGATAGACGCTGGAGAGATAGCACCTGCTAAGCTAGCTGATTTTGCACTTTTTAATGCGCCACTTTGTGAGGATTTCGAGCTAGCAGCAAAAATAATCCTAAATGAAAAAGAGGCTAGGGCGCTTTTTATAGGCGGAAGTAGGGTGTTTTAG